The window AGATCTGTTCTTCTTCGGTGATGAGCACATCACCCACACCGCGATCGCCACCGGCGAGCGCGAGTTCCTCCACGCGCCGCAGTCGGGCGCGGTCGTCGAGCGCGGGGCGTTGACACCGGAGCGCAATCTGCGCGCGATCCGCCGGTACCTTCCGGACGACGAGTGACCGAGCACGCCGCACGACGGCAGGCACACGAAGAGGACCGGCGCACCGATCGCGAGCTCGTATACGCCGCGCGCGACGGCGACATGCTCGCGTTCGATGCCCTCTTCTACCGGTACCGCGATGGGATCTTCCGCCTCGGTCTCGCGATCACCAAGGATCCATCGGCGGCCGAGGAGATCGCGGTCGACACATTCACGCGCGCGCACCGGGCGCTTGCGCGTCTCGAGCCCGAAGGATCGCTGCGGCCGTGGCTGTACCGGGTTGCGGTCAACCTTTCGTACAACCGGCGCCCGCGCAAGGGCGTGATCATCAGCCCGCTCGAGGATTCCGCGAACGACGCGTTCCAGAGCGAGGAGCGCTCGCCATCGGTGCTCGCCGAGCAGGCCGAGGTGCGGCGCATCGTGCTCGCGGCGGTCGACACCCTGGGGCCCAAGCATCGGATCGTCGTGGTCCTGCACTACATGAACGGTCTGAACCTGGCCGAGATCGCCCAGGTGGTCGATTGCCCCATCGGCACCGTGAAATCGCGCCTCCACTACGCCCTGCGGCGCCTCCGAACACATCTTTCGGCACATCCGGAGTTCGGCATCGAACCAATGTCCTTCCTCGCGCCTAGTGCTAAGAGGACGGTCGCCCCGGTCGTCGAGCCGCTCCCGGGCGAACCGCGATGAGGTTGTTCTCCGTGGCATGTCGCGCGGCCGAGCAGAAGATGGCAGCTCTCTTCACGGGAGAGCTGCACCCGCGCGAGCGCCTCGAGCTCGAGGCGCACGCTGATGTCTGCGCGCGCTGCGACGCCGCGCTCCGCGACCTCACGACGATCTCGTTCGCCTTGGACCGCGCCTACGCGCCGCTGAGAGCTCGTGGAACGCTGCTGTCACCGGCGCGTGTCCGCCTCGCCGCGCGCGTCGAGCCCCGGTCGACCGTGCCGTGGTGGCGCACCGGTTTCGTCGGCCGCCTGTCCGAGGCGACGATGGCTCTCGGCTTCGCCGCGCTCGTGCTCGGTGGGGCCCTCGATCTGGGAGTGAAGCCCGCACCCGAGGTCGTCCCGAGCGTCACCGCGCCATCGGTCATCAAGGGCTACTTCAAGACGCAGCCGCCTGTCGACGAGAGCGCGTACGCACGCTGGCTCCGCTTCCAGCTGCGCGTGATCGGCGGCCCCGTCGTCCCGGCGGTGCGCTATCCGGTCGGCGGCCAGTTCGACGTCGCGCAGTACAGCACCGAGGACGACTGGCTCAGCGCCGGCGCACCCCGCTAGCCGGAGCTACCCGTCACGGCGTCCCATCGCGGGCGGGCCCTCCTGCTTTCGCTTCTCGTCACGCTCGCGCCGCTCCTCGCCTCGTGTGCACCGACGGCGCCAACGCGCCGCGATGTCGTGCTCGGCATCGCCGGCGAGCCGCGCGCGATCCTCAGCGATGAGCCGAGCGCGCAGGTGCTGCAGGCTGCGGTGACCGAGTCGCTCGTGCGTCGCGATCCCGATGGCGCATTCGTCGCACGGCTCGCGGCCGAGGTCCCGACGATCGCGAATGGTGGCGCGCGCATCGTGACCGACTCGGCAACACCATCCGGACGTCTGGTCGCGACGTTCGCGTTGCGCGACGACGCGCGCTGGCAGGACGGCGAGCCGATCACCGCGGACGACGTGCGATTCGCGTTCGATGACGATCGCGCGGCACCGACCGCCACGACTCGGCGCTGGATGGCGGATCGCGTCGAGCGTGTTGAGCGCGTCGACGATCGCACGATCCGCTTCACGTATCGCGCGGGCGAGCGATGGGATCTCTATCCGCTGGTCGCGCGTGTGCTGCCGGCCCACATACTCGCGGGCGCGTCGCCGGAGAAGCGCGCGCAGTACCAGCGCGAGCCGATGCACGCGGGACCGTTCGCCGTCGCGGCGTGGATCCCCGGATTCGGAATGACGCTCACGGCATTCCCGCGGTACGTCGGCGGTGCGCCGGGGCTTGGTCGCATCGAGGTCCGCTTCTACAGCGACCGCGGCGCGGTCGTCGATGCGCTCCGGCGTGGCGAGGTCGACGTGGCCGGCGCGCCGGCGGTCGAGGCCGACCTCGCGCGAACGCTCGATCGATTCGCCGACGGGCCGCGGCTCCAAGCCTTGTACAAGGCCGCGAACGCGGTCGAGATGCTGCGCTTCGGAACGAAGGGAACGGTGTTCTCCGATCTGCGCGTGCGCCAGGCCGTGGAGCTCGCGCTCGATCGGCGCGCTCTCGTCGAGACGATCTTCGCCGGCCGCGCGCGGGTGCCGCGCTCGTACCTCGTCGCTCCGCTCTGGGCCGCGACGGAGCCGCTCGAGGTGCCGCGTCTCGATCGCGAGGGCGCCCGCGCCATGCTCGCGGCCGCCGGATTCCGGACCGGACGACTCGGCATCCTGGAGCGTGGCGCGGAGCGGATGACGGTCACGCTGCAAGTGGCCACCGGCTCGCAGGCGCGCATCGACGCAGGTCGGCGTCTCTCCGGCGATCTCGCGGCGATCGGCATCGCCGCGACCGTGCTCGAGCGCTCCGCGACTGACGTGCTCGACGCCGTAACGCGCGGGGAGTTCGATCTGGCGCTCCTGTCTGAGCGCACCGACGATCCGCAGCTCGCATCGGAGCGATACGCCGGCGTCGTCGGTCCCTGGTTCGATGTCCTGCTGTCGGCGGCCGCAGCCGCCCCGGAGCGCGTCGACAAGCGAGCGCTGTATGCCGCGATGCAGCAGCTCTGGGCCGAGTCGCTGCCCGGCATACCCCTCTATCAAGAGCTCCTGGTCGATGTGGCGCCGCGTAACCTCGATGGGATCCAGCCCTCCCCGAACGGTGATCCGCTCACCTGGAACGCACGCGACTGGCGATTCGTCCCCGTCAACTGAACCGCGGCGCACCGACATGGGTATGGGCCTCTAGATGGGTCCGCATGTCCGGATGCGCGCCGTTTGTTGATTGACGCGCTGAGGGACAGGGCCCCAGAATGGCCATGTCCGCTCGCATCTACGGCCAGCAGGTCCGCGTGCGGGTACCCATGGCACAACAGGAGGAGGAGCGCATGACCAAACGCCGCACCGGCACTTGGTCTGTTCTCGCACTGCTCGCGATCGCGTCGCTGCTCGTAGGCGCGTGTTCGCAGGCACCGGCAGGACAGACGACCACAACTGGCGGCACGACAGCCGGCCAAGCTGACACCAACGGGACGCTGACCCTGAACATGGGCAGCGAGCCAGACACCATCGACCCGCAGAAGGCCTCGTTCGTCAACGAGATCGGGCAGGCCTCATTCGTCTTCGAGGGCCTAATGAGCTTCGACACGAAGACGAGCAAGCCGGTCCCGGCGGCAGCCGCGGCGGCACCGAAACTGTCGGCTGACGGCCTCAAGTACACGTATACCCTGCGCGATGGGCTGAAGTACTCGGATGGTGCGGCTCTGACCGCGAAGAACTTCGAGTACGCGTTCCTGCGTGGCTGCGACCCGGCAGCGGCAGGCGACTACTCCTTCGTCTTCTACATCATCGTGGGCTGCGAGGCCTACAACACGATGGACACGAAGAAGGCAACGCCGGCTGAGCTTTCGGCGGCCCGCGCCAAGGTCGGAGTCAAGGCGACGAGCGACAAGGACATCGAGTTCACGCTCACCGATCCGGCCCCGTACTTCGTTCCGATCACCGCCCTGTGGCAGGGCTGGCCGGTCCGCGAGTCCGACGTCACCAAGGGTGGCGACAAGTGGACCGAGCCCTCGACGTACATCGGCAACGGACCCTTCAAGCTCGCCGAGTGGAAGCACAACGAGAAGATGGTCTTCGAGCGGAACGACAACTACCGCAAGAAGATCCAGATCAAGACGATCACCAAGGTCATGATCAACGAGTCCGCCGTTGCATTCGCGGCGTACCGCAACAACGAGCTGGACATCACCGGCGTCGGCCCGACCGACCTGCGCACCGTTGAGGGCGACGCGGAACTGAAGGCACAGGTCCTCGATGTTGGCGGATCGTGCGCCTTCTACTACGGCTTCAACGTTCGTCGTCCGCCGTTCAACGACGTCAATGTCCGGACGGCATTCTCCAAGTCGTTCGACCGCGCGGCATTCGTGAAGGATGTCCAGCAGGGCATCGGCAAGGCCGCCGACGGCGGCTTCATTCCGCCGGGCTTCCCTGGCTACGACAACTCCGATACCGAGCAGAAGTACGACGTCGCCGCGGCGAAGGCGGCGCTTGAGAAGGCCAGCCCCGAAGCGAAGGCGGGCCTCACCGGCCTCAAGTACACGTTCTCGTCAAGTGCCACGAACAAGGCGCGCGCCGAATGGGCGCAGGGCCAGTGGAAGACCAACCTCGGCGTGACCGTCGAGCTCGACCCGGTGCAGAGCACGGCATACACCGCGCTCTTCAAGAAGGGTCAAGACGCGCCACAGCTGTTCTTCCTCGGTTGGTGCGCGGACTTCCCAGACCAGCAGAACTGGCACTCGACCGTGTGGGCCACCGGCGGCGTGAGCGCTGCCCGGACCGGCTATTCAAGCAAGGCGTTCGACGACTTGACCAAGGCGGCTGACAAAGAGGCCGACGCGGCCAAGCGCGATTCGATCTACAACCAGGCTGGAAAGCAGCTGAGCAAAGACGCTCCTGCGGCCTGGGTGTTCTACGACCAGAGCAAGTACCTCGTGAAGCCGTGGCTCAAGGGCATCACCGCGAACCCGATCGACTACGGCATCCCAGGGTTCTTCTCCTTCGAGAACATCAACGTCATCAAGCACTAAGCCTCGGTAACGCCGAGCGAATGAGAGGGGCCGGCGGAAACGCCGGCCTCTTTCTATCGGAGTCGTTCAGCGGCTAAATGTCGACCGACACCTCTCACGAGACACAGGCAAAGGAGTGGCGGGGATGTCGCGGCCCTGCTCGAGCGAGCGTCTGCGCCCAGCCGGCCCGAGCAGCAAGTGCGTCATGATCAGCGGGCCGGCGTAGCCAGCAGCGAGCGAGGGCAGGGCCGCGAAGTCGCGCCACTCCTGTTAAGAGGTGAACGATTGAACGATGTGTGACTGTGTCGCGGTATACACTTCGAAAAGGTGCTCAAGTACACCATCCGCCGTCTCCTATTGATGATCCCGACGCTCTTCTTCGTCTCGCTCATCACGTTCGGGCTGGCGAAAGCGGCGCCGGGTTCACCCTTCGACAAGAATCCGGACAAGCCCGCGCGCCAGGCAACGATCGATCGTTGGAACGCCTACTACGGACTCGATAAGCCCGTCCACGAGCAATACATCCTGTACATGAGCAACATCCTTCATTTCGACTTCGGCACGAGCGTCCGTCGGAACCGGCCGGTGTCCGAGATCATCGCGTCGGGCTTCCCGGTCACCGCGCAACTCGGGATCCAGGCGCTGCTCCTCGCGCTCGCCGTCGCACTACCCCTCGGTGTCATCAGCGCGCTGAAACAGAACACCATGATCGATTACGGCAGTCTCTTTTTCGCCACGGTCGGGACGACGATCCCGTCCTTCGTGATGGCGATCTTCTTCATCTACATATTCGCGCTTGGCCTGAAGCTGTTTCCGATCACCGGCTGGGGCACGCCGCAGCACATGGTGATGCCGACGGTGATCCTTGCCCTCGGCGCGGCCGCGTTCCTCGCGCGCATCACCCGCGCGTCCATGCTCGAGGCGATCCGCCAGGACTACGTGCGCACCGCTCGCAGCAAGGGCCTGCGTGAGCAGGTCGTCATCGTCGGTCACGTGCTCAAGAACGCGATGATCCCGGTCGCCACGGTCGTCGGGCCTGCGGCCGCCGGCCTCATCACCGGTTCGTTCATCATCGAGACCTTCTTCTCGGTCCCTGGCATCGGCCGCGAATATGTCACAAGCATCCTCGCCCTCGACTACCCGGTGATCATGGCGACGACGCTCTTGTACGCGTTCTTCATCATCGTCGCGAATCTGTCGGTCGACCTCGTGTACGGGATGCTCGACCCGCGGATCAAGGTGGCGAAGTAGGAATGGCCACCGCGAGCGCCACCCAGGAGCGTTCGGCCGAGCTCAACGTCCTTGCCCGCAAGCAGCGCTCGCTCTGGGGAGACGCGCTCTACCGCCTCATGCGGAACAAGGCCGCGGTCGCCGGGCTCATCGTCATCGCCTCTGCCTTCCTCATCGCCGCACTCGCTCCGGTGATCGCGCCCTATAACCCGATCCAGATACCCACGAACCCGGCCAGCCAGATGGAGCCACTGTGGACCGGCTCCAAATACACCGATCCGCGCTACCTGCTCGGGACCGACTTCCTGGGACGCGACATCGTGAGCCGGCTGATCTACGCGTCGCGGATCAGCATGGTCGTCGGTTTCGTGCCGACGGCGATCGTCTTCGGTCTTGGGGTCACCGTCGGCATGACCGCCGGCTTCTTCGGCGGGTGGCTCGACCAGATCCTCATGCGCTTCACCGACATCATCTACGCGTTCCCGGATTTCCTTTTCCTGCTGATCATCGTGGCCTCGTTCCGCAACAGCCCCTTCGGCAAGATCCTGGACGGACTGATGCTGATCTTCGTGGCGATCGCGATCGTCGGCTGGGTCGGCGTCGCCCGGTTGACGCGAGGGCAGGTGCTTGCGCTCAAGGAACGAGAGTTCGTAGAAGCCGCCCGATCCGTCGGGGCGACGCCGCGCAGGATCATGGCGAAGCACCTGCTTCCGAACGCGCTCGCGCCGCTCATCGTGACCGCCGCCTTCGCGGTTCCGAACGCGATCCTCGGCGAGGCGACGCTCTCGTTCCTCGGCGTGGGCATCATCCCGCCGACGCCGTCGTGGGGCCAGATGATCAATGAGGGCTTCCCGCTGTTTTCGGCAAACCCGTGGGCCGTGCTCCTGCCGGCCATCTGCATCTCGGTCGTGATGCTGGCGTTCACGTTCGTGGGGGACGGGCTGCGCGACGCACTGGACCCGCGG of the Candidatus Limnocylindria bacterium genome contains:
- a CDS encoding sigma-70 family RNA polymerase sigma factor, which produces MTEHAARRQAHEEDRRTDRELVYAARDGDMLAFDALFYRYRDGIFRLGLAITKDPSAAEEIAVDTFTRAHRALARLEPEGSLRPWLYRVAVNLSYNRRPRKGVIISPLEDSANDAFQSEERSPSVLAEQAEVRRIVLAAVDTLGPKHRIVVVLHYMNGLNLAEIAQVVDCPIGTVKSRLHYALRRLRTHLSAHPEFGIEPMSFLAPSAKRTVAPVVEPLPGEPR
- a CDS encoding peptide ABC transporter substrate-binding protein, translating into MLGIAGEPRAILSDEPSAQVLQAAVTESLVRRDPDGAFVARLAAEVPTIANGGARIVTDSATPSGRLVATFALRDDARWQDGEPITADDVRFAFDDDRAAPTATTRRWMADRVERVERVDDRTIRFTYRAGERWDLYPLVARVLPAHILAGASPEKRAQYQREPMHAGPFAVAAWIPGFGMTLTAFPRYVGGAPGLGRIEVRFYSDRGAVVDALRRGEVDVAGAPAVEADLARTLDRFADGPRLQALYKAANAVEMLRFGTKGTVFSDLRVRQAVELALDRRALVETIFAGRARVPRSYLVAPLWAATEPLEVPRLDREGARAMLAAAGFRTGRLGILERGAERMTVTLQVATGSQARIDAGRRLSGDLAAIGIAATVLERSATDVLDAVTRGEFDLALLSERTDDPQLASERYAGVVGPWFDVLLSAAAAAPERVDKRALYAAMQQLWAESLPGIPLYQELLVDVAPRNLDGIQPSPNGDPLTWNARDWRFVPVN
- a CDS encoding zf-HC2 domain-containing protein; translated protein: MRLFSVACRAAEQKMAALFTGELHPRERLELEAHADVCARCDAALRDLTTISFALDRAYAPLRARGTLLSPARVRLAARVEPRSTVPWWRTGFVGRLSEATMALGFAALVLGGALDLGVKPAPEVVPSVTAPSVIKGYFKTQPPVDESAYARWLRFQLRVIGGPVVPAVRYPVGGQFDVAQYSTEDDWLSAGAPR
- a CDS encoding ABC transporter permease, with translation MLKYTIRRLLLMIPTLFFVSLITFGLAKAAPGSPFDKNPDKPARQATIDRWNAYYGLDKPVHEQYILYMSNILHFDFGTSVRRNRPVSEIIASGFPVTAQLGIQALLLALAVALPLGVISALKQNTMIDYGSLFFATVGTTIPSFVMAIFFIYIFALGLKLFPITGWGTPQHMVMPTVILALGAAAFLARITRASMLEAIRQDYVRTARSKGLREQVVIVGHVLKNAMIPVATVVGPAAAGLITGSFIIETFFSVPGIGREYVTSILALDYPVIMATTLLYAFFIIVANLSVDLVYGMLDPRIKVAK
- a CDS encoding peptide ABC transporter substrate-binding protein is translated as MTKRRTGTWSVLALLAIASLLVGACSQAPAGQTTTTGGTTAGQADTNGTLTLNMGSEPDTIDPQKASFVNEIGQASFVFEGLMSFDTKTSKPVPAAAAAAPKLSADGLKYTYTLRDGLKYSDGAALTAKNFEYAFLRGCDPAAAGDYSFVFYIIVGCEAYNTMDTKKATPAELSAARAKVGVKATSDKDIEFTLTDPAPYFVPITALWQGWPVRESDVTKGGDKWTEPSTYIGNGPFKLAEWKHNEKMVFERNDNYRKKIQIKTITKVMINESAVAFAAYRNNELDITGVGPTDLRTVEGDAELKAQVLDVGGSCAFYYGFNVRRPPFNDVNVRTAFSKSFDRAAFVKDVQQGIGKAADGGFIPPGFPGYDNSDTEQKYDVAAAKAALEKASPEAKAGLTGLKYTFSSSATNKARAEWAQGQWKTNLGVTVELDPVQSTAYTALFKKGQDAPQLFFLGWCADFPDQQNWHSTVWATGGVSAARTGYSSKAFDDLTKAADKEADAAKRDSIYNQAGKQLSKDAPAAWVFYDQSKYLVKPWLKGITANPIDYGIPGFFSFENINVIKH
- a CDS encoding ABC transporter permease, coding for MATASATQERSAELNVLARKQRSLWGDALYRLMRNKAAVAGLIVIASAFLIAALAPVIAPYNPIQIPTNPASQMEPLWTGSKYTDPRYLLGTDFLGRDIVSRLIYASRISMVVGFVPTAIVFGLGVTVGMTAGFFGGWLDQILMRFTDIIYAFPDFLFLLIIVASFRNSPFGKILDGLMLIFVAIAIVGWVGVARLTRGQVLALKEREFVEAARSVGATPRRIMAKHLLPNALAPLIVTAAFAVPNAILGEATLSFLGVGIIPPTPSWGQMINEGFPLFSANPWAVLLPAICISVVMLAFTFVGDGLRDALDPRMKT